A single genomic interval of Mycobacterium sp. DL592 harbors:
- a CDS encoding limonene-1,2-epoxide hydrolase family protein, translated as MTEQTANVSTDVDNAHTVEVFLAALQDKDLDTAGAQLDATLVYENVGFPTIHGRARAIKLFRGLQRPFLGFEVKIHRIAVNGASVLTERTDVLVVGPLRMQFWVCGVFEVHNGRITLWRDYFDMFDFTKAFARGVVGVVVPALRPRL; from the coding sequence ATGACCGAGCAGACCGCCAACGTGAGCACCGACGTCGACAACGCCCATACCGTCGAGGTCTTCCTTGCCGCCCTACAAGACAAGGATCTCGACACCGCGGGCGCCCAGCTCGACGCCACCCTCGTCTACGAGAACGTCGGCTTCCCCACCATCCACGGTCGGGCCCGCGCCATCAAGCTGTTCCGGGGCCTGCAGCGGCCGTTCCTGGGCTTCGAGGTGAAGATCCACCGGATCGCCGTCAATGGCGCGTCGGTGCTCACCGAGCGCACCGATGTGCTCGTCGTCGGTCCGCTGCGGATGCAATTCTGGGTGTGCGGGGTATTCGAGGTCCACAATGGCCGGATCACCTTGTGGCGGGACTACTTCGACATGTTCGACTTCACCAAGGCGTTCGCCCGCGGCGTGGTGGGTGTGGTGGTGCCGGCCCTGCGGCCGCGGCTCTAG
- a CDS encoding endonuclease domain-containing protein: MTRVFVGTEALAAGRVNRYQLANTHQRLFPDVYAPRGALTLLDRTEAAWLWSGRQATVTGRAAAALHGARWVDPDTPIELNFTNNRCPRGIVTRRETLLAAELTHRGGLPVTTITRTAFDLARRATGRRGIADLDALANATRFRDSDVLEIADAHPHLRGVRRLPSMLSAVDAGAQSPQETYLRLDLVAAGFPRPSTQIPVLRPCGRRYFLDMGWPDIKVAVEYDGEHHRTSRTAYTIDVERHDYLMSIGWIVVRVLADHRRADVISRVQRAWDARSTRAAS, encoded by the coding sequence ATGACGCGGGTGTTCGTCGGCACTGAGGCGTTGGCGGCTGGGCGAGTAAACCGCTATCAGCTCGCCAACACCCATCAGCGCCTGTTCCCGGATGTTTACGCCCCGCGCGGAGCCCTGACACTTCTGGACCGCACCGAAGCGGCCTGGCTGTGGTCGGGGCGGCAGGCGACGGTCACCGGCCGCGCAGCAGCGGCGCTGCACGGTGCACGATGGGTTGATCCTGACACTCCCATCGAGCTCAACTTCACCAACAATCGCTGCCCGCGCGGGATTGTCACCCGCCGCGAGACACTGCTGGCCGCCGAACTCACGCACCGCGGCGGCTTACCCGTCACAACGATCACCCGAACGGCATTCGATCTCGCGCGGCGGGCTACCGGCCGCCGCGGCATCGCGGACCTGGACGCGCTGGCCAACGCAACCCGCTTCCGGGACAGCGATGTCCTCGAGATCGCTGACGCGCACCCCCATCTACGAGGCGTCCGGCGACTGCCTTCCATGCTGTCGGCCGTCGACGCCGGCGCGCAGTCACCACAGGAGACATACCTGCGGCTTGACCTCGTCGCCGCGGGCTTCCCCCGGCCGAGCACACAGATCCCCGTCCTGCGACCGTGCGGTCGCCGATACTTTCTGGACATGGGGTGGCCAGACATCAAGGTGGCCGTCGAGTACGACGGTGAGCACCACCGCACCAGTCGGACCGCCTACACCATCGATGTGGAGCGACACGACTACCTGATGTCGATCGGTTGGATCGTGGTGCGTGTGCTGGCCGATCACCGCCGTGCAGACGTCATCAGCCGCGTGCAGCGGGCGTGGGACGCCCGGTCGACCAGAGCCGCAAGTTGA
- a CDS encoding dimethylamine monooxygenase subunit DmmA family protein, protein MSPNLALTSVPPWAVEEVRPPADLSGRSWTVLAIGTDAEPVAQQWAAEVGSHHAGAALRIHHVSDAEAACSVLAADVADAVVGWRLLLAGPAHACLRVRSRAIDLGVGDDEMTVATTEVNTRTVYCAHCRHVSTAEIELTGELPCTGCGRRLFVHYHVSRRVGSHLGFATHADRADAP, encoded by the coding sequence ATGAGTCCCAACCTGGCCCTGACCAGCGTCCCGCCGTGGGCCGTCGAGGAAGTTCGCCCACCTGCCGACCTGTCCGGGCGATCGTGGACGGTGCTCGCGATCGGGACCGACGCCGAACCGGTCGCCCAGCAGTGGGCCGCCGAGGTCGGGTCCCACCATGCAGGCGCGGCACTTCGGATCCATCACGTCAGCGACGCCGAGGCGGCGTGTTCGGTGCTGGCCGCCGATGTGGCCGACGCCGTGGTCGGATGGCGCCTGTTGCTGGCCGGTCCGGCGCACGCGTGCCTGCGGGTACGTTCACGGGCGATCGACCTCGGGGTCGGCGATGACGAGATGACAGTCGCCACGACCGAGGTCAACACCCGCACGGTGTACTGCGCGCACTGCCGGCACGTCAGCACCGCCGAGATCGAGTTGACCGGCGAGCTGCCGTGTACGGGCTGTGGCCGGCGGCTGTTCGTCCACTATCACGTGTCGCGGCGAGTGGGCAGCCATCTCGGCTTCGCGACCCACGCCGACCGGGCCGACGCGCCGTGA
- a CDS encoding glycosyltransferase, whose translation MRVAVVAGPDPGHAFPAIALCLRFAAAGDQAVLLTGSERLEVARAAGVEAVELAGLDPVDGDDDSDAGAKIHQRAARMAVLNVPVLRQHQPDLVVSDAITVCGGMAAELMGSPWVELSPHPLYLPSRGLPPIGSGLAPGTGLRGRARDAIMRALTARSLRDGERQRSAARVGIGLPAADPGPLRRLIATLPALEVPRPDWPADAVVVGPLHFEPTSAVLPIPPGAGPVVVVAPSTATTGAEGLAELALGHLIPGQTLPAGSRVVISRLAGGDVEVPPWASVGLGRQDELLTHADVVVCGGGHGMLSKTLLAAVPMVVVPGGGDQWELANRVVRQGSARLIRPLTAESLVAEVGEVLSSPRYRDAARRAGQSIAGVADPVQVCHESVAG comes from the coding sequence ATGCGAGTGGCGGTGGTGGCAGGTCCCGATCCGGGCCACGCGTTTCCCGCGATCGCGCTGTGCCTGCGGTTCGCCGCCGCCGGCGACCAGGCCGTCCTGCTCACCGGGTCCGAGCGTCTCGAGGTGGCCCGGGCCGCCGGTGTGGAGGCTGTCGAGCTGGCCGGTCTGGATCCCGTCGACGGCGACGACGACAGCGACGCCGGCGCCAAGATCCACCAGCGGGCCGCCCGGATGGCCGTGCTCAACGTGCCGGTGCTGCGGCAACACCAGCCCGATCTGGTGGTCTCCGATGCGATCACCGTCTGCGGGGGGATGGCCGCCGAGCTCATGGGCAGCCCCTGGGTCGAGCTCAGTCCGCATCCGCTCTACCTGCCGTCGCGGGGACTGCCGCCCATCGGCAGCGGCCTGGCGCCCGGCACAGGCCTGCGCGGGCGGGCGCGCGACGCGATCATGCGCGCGCTGACGGCCCGATCGCTGCGCGACGGCGAGCGCCAGCGCAGCGCCGCCCGGGTCGGCATCGGGCTACCCGCCGCTGATCCGGGCCCGCTGCGCCGACTGATCGCCACCCTCCCGGCGCTGGAGGTGCCGCGGCCGGACTGGCCCGCCGACGCCGTCGTCGTCGGTCCGCTGCATTTCGAACCCACCTCGGCCGTGCTGCCGATCCCGCCCGGTGCCGGGCCGGTGGTCGTGGTGGCCCCCTCGACGGCCACCACCGGCGCCGAAGGGCTGGCCGAGCTGGCCCTGGGTCACCTGATCCCCGGTCAGACGCTGCCCGCCGGGTCGCGGGTGGTGATCTCGCGGCTGGCCGGCGGCGATGTCGAGGTACCGCCGTGGGCGAGCGTGGGACTGGGCCGGCAGGACGAGCTGCTCACGCACGCCGACGTGGTGGTCTGCGGGGGAGGGCACGGCATGCTGTCCAAGACCTTGCTGGCCGCGGTTCCGATGGTCGTTGTCCCCGGTGGCGGCGATCAGTGGGAGCTGGCGAATCGTGTTGTGCGCCAGGGCAGTGCCCGGCTGATCCGGCCGCTGACCGCCGAGTCGCTGGTGGCCGAGGTGGGCGAGGTGCTGTCCTCGCCGCGTTATCGGGACGCGGCCCGGCGTGCGGGGCAGAGCATCGCCGGGGTCGCTGATCCGGTACAGGTGTGCCACGAATCGGTGGCTGGGTAA
- the pgsA gene encoding CDP-diacylglycerol--glycerol-3-phosphate 3-phosphatidyltransferase: MSGQTPSGPAVPRVRVANLANFLTGIRLVLVPVFLLFLFAGDGHESSSRITAFAIFAVAVITDRLDGSLARAYGLVTEFGKLADPIADKMLIGAALIGLSMLGDLPWWVTIVILVREIGITLLRFAVLRRGVIPASRGGKLKTLVQAVAIGLFVLPLHNWPPAWLTVAWVVMWAAIVLTVATGVDYVVSAARDSRARSAGR, encoded by the coding sequence GTGTCGGGACAAACCCCAAGCGGTCCAGCGGTCCCGCGTGTACGAGTCGCCAACCTCGCCAATTTCCTGACCGGTATCAGGCTCGTCCTGGTCCCGGTCTTCCTGCTCTTCCTGTTCGCCGGTGACGGACACGAATCATCCAGTCGGATAACCGCATTCGCGATTTTCGCGGTCGCGGTGATCACTGATCGCCTCGACGGTTCGCTGGCCCGGGCCTACGGACTGGTCACCGAATTCGGCAAACTGGCCGACCCGATCGCCGACAAGATGCTCATCGGCGCCGCGCTGATCGGGCTGTCGATGCTCGGCGACCTGCCGTGGTGGGTGACCATCGTGATCCTGGTCCGTGAGATCGGAATCACGCTGCTGCGGTTCGCGGTGCTACGCCGCGGGGTGATCCCGGCCAGCCGCGGCGGCAAGCTGAAAACCCTGGTCCAGGCGGTCGCGATCGGGTTGTTCGTGCTGCCGCTGCACAACTGGCCGCCCGCGTGGCTGACCGTGGCCTGGGTGGTGATGTGGGCGGCGATCGTGCTGACCGTCGCCACCGGCGTCGACTACGTCGTCTCGGCGGCCAGGGACTCGCGGGCCCGGTCCGCAGGCCGCTGA
- the pspA gene encoding phage shock protein PspA produces MANPFVKAWKYLMALFNSKVDEYADPKVQIQQAIEEAQRTHQALTQQAAQVIGNQRQLEMRLNRQLADIEKLQVNVRQALTLADQAVAAGDAAKATEYNNAAEAFAAQLVTAEQSVEDLKTLHDQALQAAAQAKKAVEQNAMMLQTKIAERTKLLSQLEQAKMQEQVSASLRSMSEIAAPGNTPSLDEVRDKIERRYANAMGEAELAQNSVQGRMLEVQQASVQMAGHSRLEQIRASMRGDALPAGGAAAPATPATPASTPEPEKPLGQ; encoded by the coding sequence ATGGCCAATCCGTTCGTCAAGGCGTGGAAGTACCTGATGGCGCTCTTCAACTCCAAGGTTGACGAGTACGCCGATCCCAAGGTGCAGATCCAGCAGGCCATCGAGGAGGCGCAACGTACCCACCAGGCGCTGACCCAGCAGGCCGCCCAGGTGATCGGCAACCAGCGTCAGCTGGAAATGCGGCTCAACCGTCAACTCGCCGACATCGAGAAGCTCCAGGTCAACGTCCGTCAGGCGCTGACCCTGGCCGATCAGGCCGTCGCCGCCGGTGATGCCGCCAAGGCCACCGAGTACAACAATGCCGCCGAGGCGTTCGCGGCGCAGCTGGTCACCGCCGAGCAGAGCGTCGAAGACCTCAAAACCCTGCACGACCAGGCGCTGCAGGCAGCCGCCCAGGCCAAGAAGGCCGTCGAGCAGAACGCCATGATGCTGCAGACCAAGATCGCCGAGCGCACCAAGCTGCTCAGCCAGCTCGAGCAGGCAAAGATGCAGGAGCAGGTCAGTGCATCGCTGCGGTCGATGAGCGAGATCGCCGCCCCCGGCAACACCCCCAGCCTCGACGAGGTGCGCGACAAGATCGAACGTCGCTACGCCAACGCGATGGGCGAGGCCGAATTGGCCCAGAACTCCGTCCAAGGCCGGATGCTCGAAGTCCAGCAGGCCAGCGTGCAGATGGCCGGACACTCCCGGCTCGAACAGATCCGGGCGTCGATGCGCGGCGACGCGCTACCGGCTGGGGGTGCCGCCGCACCGGCGACCCCGGCGACCCCGGCCAGCACCCCCGAACCCGAAAAACCCCTCGGCCAGTAG
- a CDS encoding DNA translocase FtsK: protein MANKTAARSGARTTRSKGASRPAKPAAPRRKPPAKKRTASPVASAAAASGRAARATWLMVAKGAGSTARSVGRARDIEPHHRRDGIALGLLAVAVVVAASSWFDAARPVGAWIDSVLRTFVGGAVVLLPLAFAVIAVLLMRTEPNPEARPRLILGVAMVTLPVLGLWHLWSGAPLEPAARQHAGGFIGFAIGGPLADGVTPWIATPLLIMAALFGVLLLSGTTIRELPETLYAMFSTRAHYDDDDEYDDEEPQAPQLAEPDDFSDGYYDDPRTYEDEAPSWPGTPKPAGTPYDNYPLDDDAPTIPEPAKARRKKSDTPTQETSKQDTKALDAKVLDRVVEGPYHLPPLDLLVAGDPPKRRTAANDQMADSITSVLQQFKVDAAVTGCTRGPTVTRYEVELGPGVKVEKITALQRNIAYAVATESVRMLAPIPGKSAVGIEVPNTDREMVRLADVLTAPSTRRDHHPLVIGLGKDIEGDFISANLAKMPHLLVAGSTGSGKSSFVNSMLVSLLARATPDEVRMILIDPKMVELTPYEGIPHLITPIITQPKKAAAALAWLVEEMEQRYQDMQASRVRHIDDFNAKVRSGEITTPLGSQRVYKPYPYIIAIVDELADLMMTAPRDVEDAIVRITQKARAAGIHLVLATQRPSVDVVTGLIKTNVPSRLAFATSSLTDSRVILDQPGAEKLIGMGDGLYLPMGASKPLRLQGAYITDEEIQAVVQACKDQAEPDYTDGVTAAKPSGERTDVDPDIGDDMDVFLQAVELVVSSQFGSTSMLQRKLRVGFAKAGRLMDLMETRGIVGPSEGSKAREVLVKPDELAGTLMLIRGGSDANGGDADEDEF from the coding sequence ATGGCGAATAAGACGGCCGCTCGCTCTGGCGCGCGAACGACCAGGTCAAAGGGTGCTTCGCGACCGGCTAAACCGGCCGCACCCCGGCGTAAGCCCCCCGCCAAGAAGCGCACCGCCTCACCAGTGGCCTCCGCCGCGGCCGCCAGCGGCCGGGCGGCCCGGGCCACCTGGCTGATGGTGGCCAAGGGCGCGGGCTCCACCGCACGCTCGGTGGGCCGCGCCCGCGACATCGAGCCGCACCACCGCCGCGACGGCATCGCTCTGGGCCTGCTGGCCGTCGCCGTCGTCGTCGCCGCCAGTTCCTGGTTCGACGCCGCCCGCCCGGTCGGGGCATGGATCGACTCCGTGCTGCGGACCTTCGTCGGCGGCGCGGTGGTCCTGCTGCCGCTGGCGTTCGCCGTCATCGCGGTGCTGCTGATGCGCACCGAACCCAACCCTGAGGCGCGGCCGCGCCTGATCCTGGGCGTCGCCATGGTCACCCTGCCGGTGCTCGGGCTGTGGCACCTGTGGTCGGGTGCCCCGCTGGAACCGGCGGCCCGCCAGCACGCCGGCGGATTCATCGGCTTCGCCATCGGGGGACCGCTGGCCGACGGCGTCACCCCATGGATCGCGACCCCGTTGCTGATCATGGCGGCGCTGTTCGGTGTTCTGCTGCTGTCGGGCACCACCATCCGCGAACTGCCCGAGACGCTGTACGCCATGTTCAGCACGCGGGCGCACTACGACGACGACGACGAGTACGACGACGAGGAGCCGCAGGCGCCTCAGCTCGCCGAGCCCGATGACTTCTCCGACGGCTACTACGACGACCCCCGCACCTACGAGGACGAGGCGCCGTCGTGGCCGGGAACCCCGAAACCGGCCGGCACGCCGTATGACAACTACCCGCTCGACGACGACGCCCCGACCATCCCCGAGCCGGCGAAAGCCCGCCGCAAGAAGTCGGACACCCCGACGCAGGAGACCTCCAAGCAGGACACCAAGGCGCTGGACGCCAAGGTGCTGGACCGGGTCGTCGAAGGGCCCTACCACCTGCCCCCGCTGGACCTGCTCGTCGCGGGCGACCCGCCCAAGCGGCGCACCGCAGCCAACGATCAGATGGCCGACTCCATCACCTCGGTGCTGCAGCAGTTCAAGGTCGACGCCGCCGTCACCGGCTGCACCAGGGGACCGACCGTCACCCGCTACGAGGTCGAACTCGGCCCCGGGGTGAAGGTCGAGAAAATCACTGCGCTGCAACGCAATATCGCCTACGCGGTGGCTACCGAGAGCGTCCGGATGCTCGCCCCGATCCCGGGCAAGTCCGCCGTCGGCATCGAGGTGCCCAACACCGACCGGGAGATGGTGCGCCTGGCCGATGTCCTGACCGCGCCGTCCACCCGTCGTGACCACCACCCGCTGGTCATCGGGCTCGGCAAGGACATCGAAGGCGACTTCATCTCGGCCAACCTGGCCAAGATGCCGCACCTGCTGGTCGCCGGCTCCACCGGTTCGGGCAAGTCCAGCTTCGTCAACTCGATGCTCGTCTCACTGCTGGCGCGGGCCACCCCTGATGAAGTGCGGATGATCCTCATCGACCCCAAGATGGTGGAACTCACGCCGTACGAAGGCATTCCGCATCTGATCACCCCGATCATCACCCAGCCTAAGAAGGCCGCGGCGGCCTTGGCCTGGCTGGTCGAGGAGATGGAACAGCGCTACCAGGACATGCAGGCCTCGCGGGTGCGTCACATCGACGACTTCAACGCCAAGGTCCGCTCCGGTGAGATCACCACACCGCTGGGCAGCCAGCGCGTGTACAAGCCCTACCCGTACATCATCGCGATCGTCGACGAGTTGGCCGACCTGATGATGACCGCACCGCGCGACGTCGAGGACGCCATCGTGCGTATCACCCAAAAGGCCCGTGCGGCAGGCATTCACCTGGTGCTGGCCACCCAGCGGCCATCAGTCGACGTCGTCACCGGTCTGATCAAGACCAACGTGCCGTCGCGGCTGGCGTTCGCCACCTCGTCGCTCACCGACAGCCGGGTCATCCTGGATCAGCCGGGTGCGGAGAAGCTGATCGGCATGGGCGACGGGCTGTACCTGCCGATGGGTGCGAGCAAGCCGCTGCGCCTGCAAGGCGCCTACATCACCGACGAAGAGATCCAGGCCGTCGTGCAGGCCTGCAAGGACCAGGCCGAGCCGGACTACACCGACGGCGTCACGGCCGCCAAACCCTCCGGCGAGCGCACCGATGTCGACCCCGACATCGGTGACGACATGGACGTCTTCCTGCAGGCCGTCGAGCTCGTGGTGTCCAGCCAGTTCGGTTCCACCTCGATGTTGCAGCGCAAGCTGCGGGTCGGCTTCGCCAAGGCAGGCCGTCTGATGGACCTGATGGAGACCCGCGGCATCGTCGGGCCTTCGGAAGGCTCCAAGGCGCGCGAGGTGCTGGTCAAGCCCGACGAGTTGGCCGGCACCCTGATGCTGATCCGCGGCGGTTCCGATGCCAACGGCGGCGACGCCGACGAGGACGAGTTCTAG
- a CDS encoding amino-acid N-acetyltransferase, producing the protein MVRRARTSDVPDIKRLVDTYAGKILLEKNLVTLYEAVQEFWVAEFAGEVVGCGALHVLWADLGEVRTVAVDPKVKGTGVGHAIVRRLLEVARELELQRLFVLTFETEFFGRHGFSEIEGTPVTAEVYEEMCRSYDIGVAEFLDLSYVKPNILGNTRMLLIL; encoded by the coding sequence GTGGTGCGTCGTGCCCGCACCTCCGACGTCCCCGACATTAAGCGCCTCGTCGACACCTACGCCGGCAAGATCCTGCTGGAGAAGAACCTGGTCACGCTGTACGAGGCGGTCCAGGAGTTCTGGGTCGCCGAGTTCGCCGGCGAGGTCGTCGGCTGCGGCGCCCTGCACGTGCTGTGGGCAGATCTGGGCGAGGTTCGCACTGTCGCCGTCGACCCCAAGGTCAAGGGCACCGGTGTCGGGCACGCGATCGTGCGGCGCCTGCTCGAGGTCGCCCGTGAGCTCGAGCTGCAGCGGCTGTTCGTACTGACCTTCGAGACCGAGTTCTTCGGGCGGCACGGGTTCAGCGAGATCGAGGGCACGCCCGTCACGGCCGAGGTCTACGAGGAGATGTGCCGCTCGTATGACATCGGTGTCGCGGAGTTCCTCGACCTGTCGTATGTGAAGCCGAACATTCTCGGCAACACGCGGATGCTGTTGATCCTCTAG
- the clgR gene encoding transcriptional regulator ClgR — translation MAVLLREVVGDVLRDARTSQGRTLREVSDTARVSLGYLSEVERGRKEASSELLGAICSALDVPLSRVLTDAGQKMAVRERIATLTAVPNEPVVEVGTKVVIPHPVAMAVA, via the coding sequence ATGGCGGTATTGCTGCGCGAGGTGGTCGGTGACGTGCTGCGCGATGCCCGGACCTCGCAGGGACGCACCCTTCGCGAGGTGTCCGATACGGCACGAGTCAGCCTCGGCTATCTCTCCGAGGTGGAACGCGGCCGCAAGGAGGCCTCCAGTGAGCTGCTGGGTGCCATCTGCAGTGCGCTTGACGTCCCGCTGTCGCGGGTGTTGACCGACGCCGGACAGAAGATGGCCGTCCGCGAGCGGATCGCCACGCTGACCGCCGTGCCGAACGAGCCCGTCGTCGAGGTGGGTACCAAGGTGGTCATTCCGCACCCCGTTGCGATGGCTGTTGCCTGA
- a CDS encoding mycofactocin-coupled SDR family oxidoreductase: MGELDGKVAFITGAARGQGRAHAVKLASEGASIIAVDLCDQIASVPYPLATAEDMAATVKLVEDTGARIVAREADVRDRAALKAALKEGIAELGRLDIVIANAGIAPMADESAWQDVIDVNLTGVYHTVDVAMRPLIKQGQGGSIVLTSSVAGLVGIGAPVAGSLGYTVAKHGVVGLMRAYANFLAAFNIRVNSVHPAGVNTPMIDNEFTRSWLDGLAQQNLGGPDMSNALPVQTLEPEDIANAVYFLVSEAGRYVTGVTLPVDAGYVNKR; the protein is encoded by the coding sequence ATGGGTGAACTCGACGGCAAGGTCGCGTTCATCACCGGCGCGGCCCGCGGTCAGGGCCGCGCGCATGCGGTCAAGCTGGCCTCGGAAGGCGCCAGCATCATCGCGGTCGACCTGTGCGATCAGATCGCCAGCGTGCCCTACCCGCTGGCCACCGCCGAGGACATGGCCGCCACGGTCAAACTCGTCGAGGACACCGGTGCGCGCATCGTCGCCCGCGAGGCCGATGTCCGCGACCGGGCCGCACTCAAAGCGGCTCTCAAAGAGGGCATCGCCGAACTGGGCCGCCTGGACATCGTGATCGCCAACGCCGGCATCGCCCCGATGGCCGATGAATCCGCCTGGCAGGACGTCATCGACGTGAACCTGACCGGCGTCTATCACACCGTCGACGTGGCGATGCGTCCGCTGATCAAGCAGGGTCAGGGCGGGTCGATCGTGCTGACCAGTTCGGTGGCCGGGCTGGTCGGCATCGGCGCGCCGGTTGCCGGGTCGCTGGGCTACACGGTCGCCAAGCACGGTGTGGTCGGACTGATGCGGGCGTACGCCAATTTCCTTGCGGCCTTCAACATCCGGGTCAACTCGGTGCATCCGGCCGGCGTGAACACCCCGATGATCGACAACGAGTTCACCCGCTCCTGGCTCGACGGGCTGGCCCAGCAGAACCTCGGCGGGCCCGATATGAGCAACGCGTTGCCGGTGCAGACGTTGGAACCGGAGGACATCGCCAATGCGGTGTACTTCCTGGTTTCCGAGGCCGGGCGCTACGTCACCGGTGTCACGCTGCCGGTGGACGCGGGCTACGTCAACAAGCGCTAG
- a CDS encoding putative quinol monooxygenase encodes MPVVVVASFTAKPESVDAVRESCKKAIAAVHDEPGCQLYSLHETDRTFVFVEQWADEDALKTHSTAPAIGALFGEIGEHLDGAPDIKVLTPVVAGDPAKGQLRA; translated from the coding sequence ATGCCCGTGGTCGTCGTTGCCAGTTTCACCGCCAAGCCCGAGTCCGTGGACGCCGTGCGCGAATCCTGCAAGAAGGCCATTGCCGCGGTCCACGACGAGCCCGGCTGCCAGCTGTACTCGCTGCACGAAACCGACCGGACCTTCGTGTTCGTCGAGCAGTGGGCCGACGAGGATGCCCTCAAGACGCACAGCACCGCACCCGCCATCGGCGCCCTGTTCGGCGAGATCGGCGAGCACCTCGACGGCGCCCCCGACATCAAGGTGCTCACCCCCGTGGTCGCAGGCGACCCGGCCAAGGGTCAGCTGCGGGCCTGA
- a CDS encoding PDR/VanB family oxidoreductase — MTTISVQVVGIDDGVPGIRTLTLARPDRAPLPPFTPGSHIVIEYDGGANAYSLTGDTTAPREYVVSVLECPDGRGGSRWIHALSLGDALEIRAPRSAFAPVLGARRHLLIAAGIGITPMVSHLRSARRWGRDAQLLYIHREGRGAYVEDIKSLTDNARFFTERSAFLAELTATLGDSPLGTHAYICGPATFIDDVVNAAAELGWPPSRIHVEHFGGDLAPGEPFEAELISSGTTFVVDSGVSLLEALEAHGVAVPSMCRQGVCGECRVAVRSGLLLHRDLYLSEAEKEAGDAMMACVSRAHGRLEVDL, encoded by the coding sequence GTGACGACGATCAGTGTGCAGGTCGTCGGCATCGACGACGGTGTGCCCGGGATCCGGACGCTGACCCTGGCGCGTCCCGACCGAGCCCCGCTGCCGCCGTTCACCCCGGGCAGCCACATCGTCATCGAGTACGACGGCGGCGCGAACGCCTACTCACTGACCGGTGATACGACCGCGCCCCGCGAGTACGTCGTGTCGGTGCTGGAATGCCCGGACGGGCGGGGCGGCTCACGCTGGATCCACGCGCTGAGCCTCGGGGACGCCCTCGAAATCCGTGCGCCGCGTAGCGCGTTCGCGCCGGTGCTCGGCGCTCGGCGCCATCTGCTGATCGCCGCCGGGATCGGCATCACCCCGATGGTGTCGCACCTGCGCAGCGCCCGGCGGTGGGGACGCGATGCACAGCTGCTCTACATCCACCGTGAGGGCCGCGGTGCCTATGTGGAGGACATCAAGTCGCTGACCGACAACGCACGGTTCTTCACCGAGCGGTCGGCGTTCCTCGCCGAACTGACGGCGACGCTGGGTGATTCGCCGCTGGGCACGCACGCCTACATCTGCGGGCCGGCGACGTTCATCGACGACGTGGTGAACGCGGCTGCGGAGCTCGGCTGGCCGCCGAGCCGCATCCATGTCGAACACTTCGGTGGAGACCTGGCCCCCGGCGAGCCCTTCGAAGCCGAATTGATCAGCAGCGGAACCACATTCGTTGTCGACTCCGGGGTGTCGCTGCTGGAGGCACTGGAGGCGCACGGGGTCGCGGTACCGAGCATGTGCCGCCAGGGGGTCTGCGGGGAATGCCGGGTGGCGGTGCGCTCCGGTTTGCTGCTGCACCGCGACCTGTATCTGAGCGAGGCGGAGAAGGAAGCGGGGGACGCGATGATGGCCTGCGTGTCGAGGGCACACGGCCGCCTGGAGGTGGACCTGTGA